One window of Populus nigra chromosome 5, ddPopNigr1.1, whole genome shotgun sequence genomic DNA carries:
- the LOC133694590 gene encoding fluoride export protein 1-like isoform X3, whose translation MDRGSNESKPNLSESFRQTSNVGCSVRRRSLSLSRSRSFQVDDDIESENVSEAGDIGDRALHSKRHNERGSSSLSIDSELENGTVFPLSNDNFLRSYGLWAHDSTALNTRSPVLPSPEEIVSPISTDAVVCSREKQEDKEKAFVLPPALEYISCLVYLAVFGILGVGSFLMGWWGVVFKEDISKVSGHLAIGLTTGYLGSLTTFSGWNQKMLDLSVNGHWVFSFVGFLIGLFLAAYSIKLGVGTAKCFKSFFQMSNRSADLASWRVDSPYHHFAVMVVLVVVLGLLWALSGALLKKEYNHDSSGAQLWLGCIVAPLGVWIRWFLARLNGRGLGKAGSLKWIPFGTLIANVSAACIMAALSTVKKAVHTKTCDTISTGIQFGFLGCLSTVSTFIAEYNAMEESQKSWRAYVYALITIVVSFGLGTLIYSVPVWSRGYK comes from the exons ATGGATCGTGGATCTAATGAGTCTAAACCCAATCTGAGTGAATCATTTCGTCAGACTAGCAACGTAGGCTGTTCAGTGAGAAGACGTTCTTTAAGTTTATCACGCAGCAGATCCTTCCAGGTAGATGATGATATTGAGAGTGAAAACGTGTCAGAGGCAGGTGATATTGGTGACAGGGCTCTTCATAGCAAGAGGCATAATGAAAGAGGTAGCAGCAGCTTATCCATTGACAGCGAGTTAGAAAATGGTACGGTGTTTCCCCTTTCAAATGATAACTTCCTACGATCATATGGGTTGTGGGCTCATGATTCCACAGCTTTGAATACAAGATCTCCAGTGTTACCTTCGCCAGAAGAAATCGTGTCTCCTATCTCAACTGATGCAGTGGTCTGCTCCAGGGAAAAACAAGAA GACAAGGAGAAAGCATTTGTGTTGCCACCAGCACTCGAGTATATCTCATGTCTTGTGTATCTAGCAGTTTTTGGAATTCTTGGG GTCGGTTCGTTCTTGATGGGATGGTGGGGTGTTGTTTTCAAAGAAGACATATCCAAAGTGTCTGGTCATTTGGCCATTGGATTAACTACTGGTTACTTGGGAAGTCTCACAACATTCAGTGGTTGGAATCAGAAAATGCTTGATCTCAGTGTTAATGGCCATTGGGTGTTTTCTTTTGTTGGCTTTCTCATAG GGTTATTCCTTGCAGCCTACTCCATAAAATTGGGTGTTGGTACGGCGAAATGTTTTAAGTCATTTTTCCAAATGTCAAACAGAAGTGCAGATTTAGCCAGCTGGAGGGTGGACAGCCCCTATCATCATTTCGCAGTTATGGTGGTATTGGTGGTAGTGCTAGGCCTTTTATGGGCTCTGAGTGGAGCACTGCTAAAGAAGGAGTATAACCACGACAGTAGTGGGGCTCAGCTATGGCTGGGTTGCATAGTTGCACCCCTAGGGGTGTGGATTAGGTGGTTCTTAGCAAGGCTCAATGGGCGTGGTTTAGGTAAGGCTGGTTCTCTGAAATGGATTCCATTTGGAACTCTTATTGCAAATGTTTCTGCAGCATGTATCATGGCCGCACTGTCTACTGTGAAGAAAGCG GTGCATACCAAAACCTGTGATACCATTTCAACTGGCATACAGTTTGGATTCTTGGGTTGTCTGAGTACTGTTTCCACTTTCATTGCTGAGTACAATGCAATGGAAGAAAGTCAGAAAAGCTGGAGAGCTTATGTATATGCCCTAATAACGATAGTTGTCTCATTTGGCTTGGGGACCTTGATATACTCTGTACCTGTTTGGAGCAGGGGATACAAGTAG
- the LOC133694201 gene encoding uncharacterized protein LOC133694201 has translation MSAYENVIGGRLKLKGKALDVKAGGIIKKKKNLRYKKHHYQDQSAADGNTALATDHAGDMNETDKCDEQGQTAKYDDHLTPAEKRYLQQWERIDTQRMVKMASKSHRDRIQEFNQYLANLSEHYDIPKVGPG, from the exons ATGTCTGCGTACGAGAACGTGATAGGGGGGAGGCTGAAGCTGAAGGGTAAAGCACTGGACGTGAAAGCAGGTGGCAttatcaagaagaagaagaatctcCGTTACAAGAAGCATCATTATCAAGATCAATCTGCAGCAG ATGGAAATACAGCATTAGCAACAGATCATGCTGGGGATATGAACGAGACAGACAAATGTGATGAACAAGGGCAGACTGCAAAGTATGATGATCATCTTACACCAGCTGAGAAGCGATATCTCCAGCAGTGGGAGAGAATCGATACCCAAAGGATGGTTAAGATGGCCAGCAAATCTCACCGTGATCGGATTCAGGAGTTCAATCAATATCTGGCTAACCTAAGCGAGCATTATGACATTCCTAAGGTGGGGCCTGGTTAG
- the LOC133695242 gene encoding glycine-rich protein 2-like: MAETKRSTGTVKWFSAQKGFGFIAPDDGGEDLFVHQTSIQSDGFRTLSDGQPVEFSVDSSEDGRSKAVDVVGVSRSRRPPRGGRGGGRGYYGGRGRDGGGFGRGGRSSGGGYGGGGYGAGGGGGGGACFNCGRSGHLARDCYQGSGGGGIYVGGGGRGYSAGGGGGGGRGGGCYNCGEEGHFARDCPNTDNK, encoded by the coding sequence ATGGCTGAGACCAAGAGATCCACTGGCACCGTCAAGTGGTTCAGTGCACAGAAAGGTTTTGGCTTCATAGCTCCCGATGACGGCGGCGAGGATCTGTTTGTCCACCAGACCTCGATCCAGTCCGACGGCTTCCGTACCCTCTCCGACGGACAGCCTGTGGAGTTCTCCGTTGATTCAAGTGAAGACGGCCGCAGCAAGGCCGTTGATGTCGTAGGCGTGTCCAGATCTCGCCGTCCTCCTCGTGGAGGCCGCGGTGGCGGGAGGGGGTACTACGGCGGAAGAGGACGAGACGGCGGCGGTTTTGGAAGAGGCGGCCGTTCAAGTGGGGGAGGATATGGAGGCGGAGGATATGGCGCTGGAGGGGGTGGTGGCGGTGGTGCTTGTTTTAATTGCGGACGGTCCGGTCATTTAGCGAGGGATTGTTATCAGGGTAGCGGTGGTGGTGGGATATATGTTGGCGGTGGAGGCAGAGGATATtctgctggtggtggtggtggtggaggtagAGGTGGAGGATGCTACAATTGTGGAGAGGAAGGGCATTTTGCGAGAGACTGTCCTAATACTGATAACAAGTGA
- the LOC133694590 gene encoding fluoride export protein 1-like isoform X1: MDRGSNESKPNLSESFRQTSNVGCSVRRRSLSLSRSRSFQVDDDIESENVSEAGDIGDRALHSKRHNERGSSSLSIDSELENGTVFPLSNDNFLRSYGLWAHDSTALNTRSPVLPSPEEIVSPISTDAVVCSREKQEDKEKAFVLPPALEYISCLVYLAVFGILGVLTRYLLQKLFGPGVAGVTSDNYPLYLDLPSNMVGSFLMGWWGVVFKEDISKVSGHLAIGLTTGYLGSLTTFSGWNQKMLDLSVNGHWVFSFVGFLIGLFLAAYSIKLGVGTAKCFKSFFQMSNRSADLASWRVDSPYHHFAVMVVLVVVLGLLWALSGALLKKEYNHDSSGAQLWLGCIVAPLGVWIRWFLARLNGRGLGKAGSLKWIPFGTLIANVSAACIMAALSTVKKAVHTKTCDTISTGIQFGFLGCLSTVSTFIAEYNAMEESQKSWRAYVYALITIVVSFGLGTLIYSVPVWSRGYK; encoded by the exons ATGGATCGTGGATCTAATGAGTCTAAACCCAATCTGAGTGAATCATTTCGTCAGACTAGCAACGTAGGCTGTTCAGTGAGAAGACGTTCTTTAAGTTTATCACGCAGCAGATCCTTCCAGGTAGATGATGATATTGAGAGTGAAAACGTGTCAGAGGCAGGTGATATTGGTGACAGGGCTCTTCATAGCAAGAGGCATAATGAAAGAGGTAGCAGCAGCTTATCCATTGACAGCGAGTTAGAAAATGGTACGGTGTTTCCCCTTTCAAATGATAACTTCCTACGATCATATGGGTTGTGGGCTCATGATTCCACAGCTTTGAATACAAGATCTCCAGTGTTACCTTCGCCAGAAGAAATCGTGTCTCCTATCTCAACTGATGCAGTGGTCTGCTCCAGGGAAAAACAAGAA GACAAGGAGAAAGCATTTGTGTTGCCACCAGCACTCGAGTATATCTCATGTCTTGTGTATCTAGCAGTTTTTGGAATTCTTGGG GTCTTAACAAgatatttattacaaaaactCTTTGGCCCTGGTGTTGCTGGTGTGACAAGTGACAACTATCCGCTATATCTTGACCTACCTTCCAACATG GTCGGTTCGTTCTTGATGGGATGGTGGGGTGTTGTTTTCAAAGAAGACATATCCAAAGTGTCTGGTCATTTGGCCATTGGATTAACTACTGGTTACTTGGGAAGTCTCACAACATTCAGTGGTTGGAATCAGAAAATGCTTGATCTCAGTGTTAATGGCCATTGGGTGTTTTCTTTTGTTGGCTTTCTCATAG GGTTATTCCTTGCAGCCTACTCCATAAAATTGGGTGTTGGTACGGCGAAATGTTTTAAGTCATTTTTCCAAATGTCAAACAGAAGTGCAGATTTAGCCAGCTGGAGGGTGGACAGCCCCTATCATCATTTCGCAGTTATGGTGGTATTGGTGGTAGTGCTAGGCCTTTTATGGGCTCTGAGTGGAGCACTGCTAAAGAAGGAGTATAACCACGACAGTAGTGGGGCTCAGCTATGGCTGGGTTGCATAGTTGCACCCCTAGGGGTGTGGATTAGGTGGTTCTTAGCAAGGCTCAATGGGCGTGGTTTAGGTAAGGCTGGTTCTCTGAAATGGATTCCATTTGGAACTCTTATTGCAAATGTTTCTGCAGCATGTATCATGGCCGCACTGTCTACTGTGAAGAAAGCG GTGCATACCAAAACCTGTGATACCATTTCAACTGGCATACAGTTTGGATTCTTGGGTTGTCTGAGTACTGTTTCCACTTTCATTGCTGAGTACAATGCAATGGAAGAAAGTCAGAAAAGCTGGAGAGCTTATGTATATGCCCTAATAACGATAGTTGTCTCATTTGGCTTGGGGACCTTGATATACTCTGTACCTGTTTGGAGCAGGGGATACAAGTAG
- the LOC133694590 gene encoding fluoride export protein 1-like isoform X2, producing MDRGSNESKPNLSESFRQTSNVGCSVRRRSLSLSRSRSFQVDDDIESENVSEAGDIGDRALHSKRHNERGSSSLSIDSELENALNTRSPVLPSPEEIVSPISTDAVVCSREKQEDKEKAFVLPPALEYISCLVYLAVFGILGVLTRYLLQKLFGPGVAGVTSDNYPLYLDLPSNMVGSFLMGWWGVVFKEDISKVSGHLAIGLTTGYLGSLTTFSGWNQKMLDLSVNGHWVFSFVGFLIGLFLAAYSIKLGVGTAKCFKSFFQMSNRSADLASWRVDSPYHHFAVMVVLVVVLGLLWALSGALLKKEYNHDSSGAQLWLGCIVAPLGVWIRWFLARLNGRGLGKAGSLKWIPFGTLIANVSAACIMAALSTVKKAVHTKTCDTISTGIQFGFLGCLSTVSTFIAEYNAMEESQKSWRAYVYALITIVVSFGLGTLIYSVPVWSRGYK from the exons ATGGATCGTGGATCTAATGAGTCTAAACCCAATCTGAGTGAATCATTTCGTCAGACTAGCAACGTAGGCTGTTCAGTGAGAAGACGTTCTTTAAGTTTATCACGCAGCAGATCCTTCCAGGTAGATGATGATATTGAGAGTGAAAACGTGTCAGAGGCAGGTGATATTGGTGACAGGGCTCTTCATAGCAAGAGGCATAATGAAAGAGGTAGCAGCAGCTTATCCATTGACAGCGAGTTAGAAAATG CTTTGAATACAAGATCTCCAGTGTTACCTTCGCCAGAAGAAATCGTGTCTCCTATCTCAACTGATGCAGTGGTCTGCTCCAGGGAAAAACAAGAA GACAAGGAGAAAGCATTTGTGTTGCCACCAGCACTCGAGTATATCTCATGTCTTGTGTATCTAGCAGTTTTTGGAATTCTTGGG GTCTTAACAAgatatttattacaaaaactCTTTGGCCCTGGTGTTGCTGGTGTGACAAGTGACAACTATCCGCTATATCTTGACCTACCTTCCAACATG GTCGGTTCGTTCTTGATGGGATGGTGGGGTGTTGTTTTCAAAGAAGACATATCCAAAGTGTCTGGTCATTTGGCCATTGGATTAACTACTGGTTACTTGGGAAGTCTCACAACATTCAGTGGTTGGAATCAGAAAATGCTTGATCTCAGTGTTAATGGCCATTGGGTGTTTTCTTTTGTTGGCTTTCTCATAG GGTTATTCCTTGCAGCCTACTCCATAAAATTGGGTGTTGGTACGGCGAAATGTTTTAAGTCATTTTTCCAAATGTCAAACAGAAGTGCAGATTTAGCCAGCTGGAGGGTGGACAGCCCCTATCATCATTTCGCAGTTATGGTGGTATTGGTGGTAGTGCTAGGCCTTTTATGGGCTCTGAGTGGAGCACTGCTAAAGAAGGAGTATAACCACGACAGTAGTGGGGCTCAGCTATGGCTGGGTTGCATAGTTGCACCCCTAGGGGTGTGGATTAGGTGGTTCTTAGCAAGGCTCAATGGGCGTGGTTTAGGTAAGGCTGGTTCTCTGAAATGGATTCCATTTGGAACTCTTATTGCAAATGTTTCTGCAGCATGTATCATGGCCGCACTGTCTACTGTGAAGAAAGCG GTGCATACCAAAACCTGTGATACCATTTCAACTGGCATACAGTTTGGATTCTTGGGTTGTCTGAGTACTGTTTCCACTTTCATTGCTGAGTACAATGCAATGGAAGAAAGTCAGAAAAGCTGGAGAGCTTATGTATATGCCCTAATAACGATAGTTGTCTCATTTGGCTTGGGGACCTTGATATACTCTGTACCTGTTTGGAGCAGGGGATACAAGTAG